Sequence from the Rhodococcus jostii RHA1 genome:
TCATGGAGCGTCGCGAGGAGTTCGGCGACGTGCTGGGCGTGCTGCTCCACAGAGCGTGCGGTCACGATGTTCCTCCGGCCATGGTCACCAATCCTAGGCATCCCACCAACCGGCGACGAGGGCACCGCGCCGGACAACGGTCACCCCCTCGCGGCATACTGGACAGATGCAGGGAAAGGCAACTCGATGACGGCGGTGGCGATGGGTATCCCGACCGTCCGGTCGTCGGTCTCGCTCGCAGGCAGGCCCGACGTCGACCAGCTGGTCGACCGGTTCGGCCGGGTCGCGCGTGACCTGCGGGTGTCCATCACCGAGAAGTGTTCGCTGCGCTGCACGTACTGCATGCCCGAGGAGGGCCTGCCCGCCATTCCGGCGGAGAACCTCCTCACCGCGAACGAGATCGTCCGGCTCGTCGACATCGCCGTCCACCGGCTCGGTGTGCGCGAGGTGCGGTTCACCGGGGGCGAGCCGCTGATGCGGGTGGATCTCGAGCAGATGATCGCCGGGTGCGCCGAGCGTGCACCGGGGATCCCGCTCGCGATGACCACCAACGCGGTCGGTCTCGAGCACCGCGCGGCCGGGCTCGCCCGAGCTGGACTGACGCGGGTCAACGTCTCCCTCGATTCGGTCGATCGTGAGCACTTCGCGAGACTGACGCGGCGCGACCGGCTGCCGTCGGTGATCGCCGGTATCCGCGCCGCCGCCCGGGCGGGACTGGCGCCGCTGAAGATCAATGCGGTGCTCATGCCCGAAACGCTCAGTGGAGCCGCCGATCTCCTGGAATGGTGCCTGAGCGAGGGCGTCGCGCTGCGGTTCATCGAGGAGATGCCGCTCGACGCCGATCACGAGTGGGCACGCGAGAACATGGTTGCCGCCGATCGGTTACTGGCCGTCCTCGGCGAACGATTCACCCTCACCGAACACGGGAGAGAAGATCCGTCGGCGCCCGCCGAGGAGTGGCTCGTCGACGGCGGACCGGCCACGGTCGGGATCATCGCGTCCGTCACCCGCTCGTTCTGCTCGGACTGCGACCGCACCCGTCTCACGGCCGAGGGAACGGTACGGTCGTGCCTGTTCAGCGACCAGGAGATCGACCTGCGGGCGGCCCTGCGGTCGGGGGCGGGCGACGAGGAATTGGCGCAGTTGTGGCGCGGCGCGATGTGGAACAAGTGGGCAGGCCACGGAATCAACGCGGACGGCTTCGCCCCGCCGCAACGCAGCATGGGAGCTATCGGTGGTTGACGTGACAGGCATTTCCGTTCGGTACTTCGCGGCCGCCGCCGACGCGGCGGGCTGCACCAAGGAAACTCTCGACCTCCCCGCCGGCGCCGACCTCGGCCAGGTGAAGGAACATCTCCTGGCCAAGTACGGCCCCGACATGCAGCAGGTGCTGTCGGTCTCCGCTTTCCTGGTGGACTCCGAGCTGACGCGCGACCTGACCCGCAGCGCCGGCACGCAGGTGGACGTCCTGCCGCCGTTCGCAGGCGGCTAGCGGGCCGCGTTCACGGAGTCGGCCAGCCACCGGTCGAACGTGATCGTTCCGAACCGATTGTCGGGCACCAGGTTCGACCCGTCCCGAAAGAACTGACCCATCGCGCCCGGAAGGGGCACGGTCACGACGAATCCGTGCGTCCCGGTGGCCTTCTTCCATGCCGCCGTCAGATCGCGTGCGGTGCGAACCTCCGGTCCACCGATCGTGATCGTCCCCTCCGGCGCCGGTTCGGCGGCCAGGGCGGCGTCGACCAGCGCGGTCGCGACATCCCTGGTGTCGATGGTCTGGAAGCTCGTCTTGGAGAACGCGGGGATCAACCCGGCCCGGCTCGCCGGCCTCGCGATCATGGGAATGAAGTCGTGGAACTGGGTCGCCCGCACGATCGACGTCGCCACCGCGGCGCTCTCGTAGACCCGTTCCTGCTTCCGCTTCGCCTGGTAATAGGGGAATGCGCTGCGGTCGACGTTGACGATGGAGAGCAGCACGGCGCGTCCGACCCCCGCGCCGTCCGCGGTGGCGAGGAGGTTCTCGGCGCCCTTCTCCAGCACGGCCCGGGTGCCGCGGGTCTTGCCGTCGGTGGTGTCCACCACGACGTCGACACCGTCGAGTGCCTCCGCGAGGCCGTCACCGGTGACGAGATCACCATGGAAATGGGCGATCTCGCTGCCCGGCGCACCGCCGTGCCGGGTCAGAACACGGACGGAGTGACCGCGCGCGAGGAACTCCTTGACCACCTGCCTGCCTACAGTGCCGGTACCGCCCGCGACGAGCGCCTGGACCATCGGGTCACCGCCACCACGTGTCGAGCGGGGTCACCGGGACCGCCCGCTTGTGGCGGGTATTCAGGAACATCGTCTCCAGCTTCTGCGCGACGGCGTCCGGCACGTCCTTGCCTTCGAGGTAGTCGTCGATCTGGGCGTACGTGACTCCCAGCGCTTCCTCGTCGGGGAGGGCGGGCCGATCGTCCTCGAGGTCGGCGGTGGGGACCTTCTTCCACGTGCTCTCGGGTGCGCCGAGTTCTCGCAGGAGCGCGGCGCCCTGACGCTTGGACAACCCGGTCAGCGGGGTGACGTCCACGCCGCCGTCGCCGAACTTGGTGAAGAAGCCGGTGATCGCCTCGGCGGCATGGTCGGTGCCGACGACGAGATACCCGAGCTGTCCGGCGATCGAGTACTGGATCACCATGCGTTCGCGGGCCTTGATGTTTCCGCGGACGAAGTCGCGGAGTTCGCCGCCGTCGCCGATGATGTGGCGCAGCGCCTCGGACGACTCCTTCGCGGTGGCGTCCGCACCGGGCTTCACGTTGACGACCACCGACCGGTCGGGCTTGATGAAGTCGAGGGAGATCTGCGCGTCGGACTCGTCTGCCTGGGTGCCGTAGGGCAGCCGCACGGCGACGAACTCGGCGTCGTGGCCCTCGTCGCGCAGTTCGCTCGCCGCGAGCTGGGCGAGGCGTCCGGTGAGGGTGCTGTCCTGACCGCCGCTGATGCCCAGGACGAATCCCTTGGCCGGGGTCGACAGCAGGTAGTCCTTCAGGAATTGAACACGTTTGCGGATCTCGTCGGCCGCATCGATGGTGGGCCGGGCACCGAGTTCCTCGAGGATCTGCGCACGTAGATTAGCCATGACAGAACTCTAGCGAGTGCCCCTGACGAACGCAGGGTACGGTTCCGCGCATGAGTAGATCGGACGTTCTGGTGGTCAGCGCGACCAAGGCGGAGGCCGTGCACGTCCCGTCCGAGTTCGAGGTCTTGATCACCGGGATCGGCAAGGTGAGCGCCGCCGTGGCCGTGGCGTCCGCACTCGCCGACTATCCGCGAACGGACAAGCCGCTCGTCGTCAACATCGGCACCGCCGGTGCGTTGCACGAGCATCACAGCGGCCTGTTCACGCCATCCACCGTCCTCAACCACGACATCAGTGGCGACGCCATCCGGGCACTCGGGCACGACGTGGCCGATCTCCTCGCCCTGCCGGACGGCGACGGTTCGGTGCTCGCGACCGGCGATCTGTTCGTGTCCGACGCCGGCGTGCGCGACGTGCTCGCCCGCAGAGCCGACCTCGTCGACATGGAGGGTTTCGCCGTCGCCTATGCCAGCGCTCGCGGCGGCGCCCGGTGCCGGCTGGTCAAGCACGTCAGCGACACGGCCGACGACTCGGCACTGGACTGGCCCGCCCGGATCGATTCGAGCGCCCGGGAACTCGGTCGCTGGCTGGCGGATCTCTAGCTCGCCCGCAGTGTCAGTCCGATCCCGTCGCTGTTGACCAGTCGCAGCGAGTCCGAATGGACGCTGTAGCCCGTCTCCCCGGTCAACGCGGCGAGTACGGCACGCTCGACCTCGGACACGTCCGGGGGGCATGCCATCCGGGTGGTGGCCCAGGGCCCGAACGAGATCGAACTCCGCTGCACGTCCGCGGTTCCGGTCATGCGGTTGCAGCCGGTGAAGCCGGACGCCGAACCGTCGCCGGCGATCAGCAACTGGGGTGCCGTCCTCTCCAGCGCCGCCGTCGTCGTGACCGCGTCCGGACTGATCAGGGCGGTGACCGTCCAGGTGGTCCCGACGACGGGCCGATTCGGCCGGACGACCTTCTCGTCCGTCAGCGTCACCGAACCGGTGGGCGTGGTGAGGGTGAGTGTGTCGCCGCCGAGCGTCCAGTTCGGCTGCGCGTCCAGCAGTGCCGCCACCCAGGCGTCCGCGCCGGCGGCCTCGCCCGGACAGGCCATCAACGTCATCGCGAGCGGACCCGCCACGACCTTCCCGCCGGACAGGTCGACGTCGGCGCTGCCCTGATTGCATCCGGCCTCGACGGAGAGGCGTCCGGTGTCGGTGAAGCCGAGCACGAGCGGCCCACCGCCGGGAATGGGATCGCCCTCGACGGAGGTGGACACGAAGGTGCGGCCCGCCGGATCCGGCGGCCCAGGCTGCGCGTCGCCGCCGCAGGCGGTGAGCGAGGCGAACGTCAGGAGGCCGAGAACGGTGGCGGTGGTGCGCATTCCCCGAGGTTAGACAAATTGTCCGGATTCTGGATCAACATCGGGTGACGCGCCGGATCAGGTCCTCCCATGCGGCGCCGAGCCGTTCGACGGACATCCCGAGGTCGCGCAATTCGTGCAGTACCAGCGTGGCCTCGAGGGGTGCGAGCAGTGAACAGGCGAGCAGTTCGTGGTCGCACCGCACCCCGGCCGCGCGAAGCAGCGACACGACGTGGCGCACGGACACCGCCCGGGCGGGTGCGGCGAAACGGAACTCGACGGAGTTCTCGGCCGCGCGCTGGACCTCGCCCTGCACCTCCACGATTGCGATGCGCGCGTGCCCGTAGGCGATCAGCCGGTCGATCGGGTCGGCGCCCGGCCCGAGCGGCGGTGGACCGAACATGAACGACTGCTGGAGTTCCCGTTCGGTGTGGTCGAGGAGTGCGTGCATGAGGCCCGACCGACTGCCGAACCGGCGGAACACTGTGCCCTTGCCCACACCGGCCCTGCAGGCGACCGCGTCCATCGTGACGGCGTCGACGCCGCGTTCCGCGACCAGCAGGGCCGCAGCATCGAGCAGAAGACGCCGGTTGCGGGCGGCGTCTCCGCGTTCCGGGGGATCGACCCCGATCTGGGGTAGCAGGGGACTGGTCACGCTTCGCATCCTACCGTGACGGGAACATAAGTGGACCGCGGTCCGTTTAGTTGCTATACATGTTCACGAATCGCCCTACGCACCATCGAAGGATCATTGACATGTCACAGACCAACGTTCTCGTTCTCGTCGGCAGCCTGCGCGCCGCCTCGGTCAACCGTCAGCTCGCCGAGACCGCGACCGCCGTGGCGCCCGCGGGTGCCGAGGTGACCGTGTTCGACGGCCTCGGAGACGTCCCCTTCTACAACGAGGACATCGACGTCGCCGGTTCCATCCCCGCCGTCGAGGCGCTGCGTGAGGCCGCCGGCCGCGCCGACGCGCTCCTGCTTCTCACGCCCGAGTACAACGGCACCATCCCCGCCGTCCTCAAGAACGCCATCGACTGGATCTCCCGGCCGTACGGCACCGGAGCCGTGAAGGACAAGCCCGTCGCCGTCATCAGCGCCTCGCCCAGCGGCAACGGTGCACAGTGGGCGCACGAGGACACCCGCAAGGCCGTCCGCATCGCCGGCGGCAAGGTTCTCGAGGACGTCACCCTCGCCATCGGCGGCACCATCGACAAGTTCGGTGACCGGCACCCGCGCGAGAACGCCGAGGTCGCGCAGCAGGTCGCCGACGTCGTCGCCAGCCTCGTCGACGCCACGAAGCAGCTCGTCGACGCCTGACGATCCGCTCGCACGCGCCGCCGTCGCCGCTACAGCCCGGTCCGATCCAGGGCTGCGTCGACGGCGTCGCGCACCGAGTCGAAGTCGTCACCGGCCGCCAGGGCGCAGTCCCTGGCGGCTTCTATCTGTTCACGCACCGTCTCGTACCGCGCGACCCACTCCTCCTTGTTGTCGCGCCAGTAACCGATGACGTCGTATCGGTCCGAGTCCCAGTCCAGGTCGTGGCGCAACCAGCGCCGCACCACCCGCGACGCCTTCGCCTCGCCCGCGAACCACACGTATCCCGGTCCATCCGGTCGCGACCAGTCGCGGGCCGCGTCGGCGAGCAGACTGTCGCCGGCGCCGTTGCCGCTCCCGTCCAGCCACGTGACGGTCACCCCGGCATCGGTGGCGAACTGCTGTCGGTCCTCGGGGGTCGTGACCTCCGCGATGACGTGCACCCGCGACGAGCCGGGTAGTTCCTCGAGTATCCGGCCGACGGCGGGCAGTGCCGTCATGTCGGCGAGGAGGAGTTGCCACTCGGCGTCGGCGGGTGGCGCGTGCCACCCCGAGGCGGTGGAGAAGCCGAGCGTCTCACCCGGGCGCGCGCGTGCGGCCCAGTGCGCCGCGGTTCCGCCCGCGTGGACGGCGAAATCGATGTCCATCTCCAGGGCGTCCGGGTCCCAGCGGCGGACGGTGTAGCTGCGCTTCTCCGCGCCGTCCGGGGGGAAGGCCAGGAGCAGGCGCTCGTCCGGCCGACCGCTGGACTCGAATCGACCGAGATCTCCGCCCGCGAGGGTGATCCTCTGCATATTCGGCGTCACCCGCGTCGTGCGCGCCACGGATGCCGACCAGGCGAGGTGGTCCAGGGGGTCGTCGGACATGCGCTCACGGTACCGGGACCGGCAGGCAGCTACCGGTCGGCAAGCATGGCGAGCGCGTCGTGTGCGACGCCCCGGCGTGCCCGGCCGCGCGCGGTCGGGGAGCGGCGCCTCCGGGTGGGACGAGGGCTGCGCTCGGAGGGGGCCGACGTCGTCCCGCGGAGTCGTCTCCGGCCGGTGCGGGCGGTGCTCTCCCGAAGGACGTAAGCTCCCGGAGCGTCTACGTAGACCTCATACCATCCGCCACTGGTGTGGCGGGCGTCTGAGATGTACGTGTGTCACGGCTACCCGCATCACCGTGCGGTGGTGTGGGTTGGACCGTGTCCCACACCGACGCTTGTGGTGCAGGAACATGCTGTTTCGGAGTCACCCCCAACCGCGGCGTCACGGTGGGCAGGCTGCGGCGGACCCGGCGATGCCGGGGCCTGCTCGGGGTCGGACCGGTTTTGTCGCGCGATGGCCGGACCGGCGCGTGTTCGGCGACCCGGACGGCGGGCAGCTGCCCCCGCCGGCGGGTGACGTTGTTCTTGCCGAGCAGTGCGCGTTTGGCCAGGTTCACCCCGGCGAGGTGGTCGCGGTTGCCACCGACCCGGCAGCCCGGGCACCACGCGTCGTGATAGCCGCCGGGACGGGCAAGTGGTTCGTCGCAGCCCGGACACAATGCCGAGGAGCCTCGGGCGGGCACCGAGACCACCGTGATGCCGGCACCGGCGGCGGTGTGCGCGAGGGCGGCGACCGCTTGGCGGCGGGCGGACTGCGCGGCCCGGTTGTTGTTGACCCGGCCGTGTCCGCGGGTCTCGAGGGTGCTGAGATCTTCCACCGCGATCACCTGCGCTCCGGCGGTGGTGGCGTAGTCGGTGACCTGGCAGGCGAAGTGGAACGCGAGTTCCCGGTTGATCTTCCCCCGCTTGGCACCCACCGCGGTGCGGTGTTCGTCGAGGACGGCGATCTTCGCCTCCAGCTGGGCGCGGACCTCCGGTGGGGCGGTGGCGGCCAGCCGGGTCAGCCGGGCGGCCTTGGCGTGCAGCAGCTGCCCCTCGGCCTGCAGGCGCGCCAGTTTGATTCCGAGGCCCCGGTCGTCGTAGGTGAAGCCCCGGTAATCCGACACCAGCCCCTCCGGGCTGTCGGTGGTGATGGCGGCGGCACCGAGCGTGGACGGGGACCAATCCACGCCCACCGCGACCGCGGCCGAGTCCAGGTCGCCTGCCGGGACGAGTTCGGTCGCGGCGCACCGCCACAACAGACCCCGGCGGTCGAGGACCAGGATCGGCAGATGCCAATCGATGACAGGCCGGCCGCACAGGTGCGCGGGGATGGCCGCGGTCAGCCGCACCCGCCGCCACTGCGCCCGCCCCACCAGCGCGGGACAGGTCGGCAGCTTCACCGTCAACACCAGCTCATGCTCTGCGACGGTGACGGCAAGCTGCGCGAGCTGCCGATCGGCGGCCGACAGTCGGGCCATCGACGCGATCTGCGGTGGTCCCTGCAGGTCGGTGATCCGCAACCGGCCGGCCGGTGCCCCGCCACTGGAGCGGGCGCGTGCGGCGAGCTGGCGCCGCACACCCCGAGCGAAACCCGAGGGCACAGAGTCGCCCGGCTCGGTGGGTGCGGTCAGACGACCGGTGGCCGGGTCGAATCGGGTCGACAGTGCCGCGATCGCGGTGTCCCGGTAGGTCAGGCTCCGCAGGGTTGCCAGCACCTGCGCGGTCACCACCCGGCTCACCCGCGACGGCACATAGACCCCGTCCGGATAGAACGGATCCCAGCCGAGCCGCGCCGCGGCGACATGACCCTGTGCGGGCAGCCTGCGGTCCTGGCGGTCACGGCCGGCGGCGAGCACGTCGAACGTCGCCGGCCGCCACAGCCGCGACACCAACTCGGCGCCAGCACCTGCAATCAGATCGAGCAGCCACCCCACCCGGGTGTCGACGTCATCGAGGCCGATCCGCTCACCGGTCGCGTCGTCGACCGCCACGTGGGCGCGGGTGGTGAACGCGAACTGCCGCGGCACAGTCGATCCCGGCCCGGTCATAGCCGGCACAATTCGGGATCGGTCAGCACCTTCACGTTCCCACACGCGCGGACCATGATGCACCAGCCGTCCGCCGGCACCGCCGGTGACAAGAACCCGCGAACGCCCGAGATGCTCACCGGTTAACCCATTCCCAACCCTGCCGCGGCGTCGTGGCTGCCTGATCGTAATCGAGCAGCCAGCGGGCGCGCGTGCAACGTAGCAAGACTGTCGAGCGGGAGACCCCGTCGTTGATTCTGTTTCGACCACAGCGCCCAGAGAACCGGCCGGACAACGATGCCGGCACCGCCCTGACGTCATCCATCAACCCTCCCACCAGCGATCTGTCGCTCCTGTCTCGTACGACCTTGACTGTAACGCCGGCCTCCGACAAGTACCGCCCGATCCAGCCCACCGGCGAACTGGGCCAATCGATCTCGCCACACCACCCGCACCGCCGTGAACCGACCCTCGGCCGCGTCGTCGAGCATCCGGCCCAACCCCGCCCGCTGCCCCCGCCGACCCGGGCCCGCACTCCCCCATCCGGGCGGCCTGCCCTGATAGGAGTCGAGGTCCGCGCGGTCAAAGATTCGGTGACCCGAACCGGTGCACCCAGAAGGCCACCGGCCCTACCTGCCGCCTTGCGCACCCAACCACCGACATCCCAAGTCGCCTCACCAATTCACACCGGCAGACCAGTGTCAGAACCTATCGATTAGATTAGATATATCGGCAACAGCTGAAAGCCTCCAGTGCGGGAGCGCGATGCGAGGGGTGTTCCGCGTCACGCCGAAAATGTGATGTGCGACACGCCGGAGCGAGCGCGAAATTTATGGTTCGCGGGATGACGACCTGGGAATTTCATCAATGTGACTCACAACATCTCGGGTTAAGTGTTTCTGTCGGCCACTAGGTGTAGTGTCTTGAGCACTGAGAGACCACAACGAGAACCGACTCGGTGAGCATCTCCATCGGGGGTCACCGCCATCTCGATCCGGGGAAGTCTCAGTGCGCTGAACACACACTTCGTCAGCTCCATTCGGCAGTGGAAAGAGGGACTTCATGAGCATCACCGTCTACACCAAGCCCGCTTGCGTTCAGTGCAATGCCACCTACCGGGCCCTCGACAAGGCGGGTATCGAATACTCCGTTGTCGACATCACCGAAGACCCCGAAGCCCGGGACTACGTCATGGCACTGGGATACCTGCAGGCGCCCGTGATCGTGGCTGGTGACGAACACTGGTCGGGCTTCCGCCCCGACCGCATCAAGACCCTCTCGGCAAACGCTGCTTGAAGCGAGGCGATCGCACCGCCCGAGGCGGAGATCGAACCGATTCCCGGGCGGCAGTAAACGGTAGTACTAGTCCAGATGGTGGAAACCGATGACATCGCTGGTGTACTTCTCCAGCGCGTCGGAGAACACGCACCGATTCGTCCAGCGGCTCGGGCTGCCTGCGACGCGCATACCCATTCACGACCGTGAGGGGACCTTCGAGGTTCGCGAACCCTACGTGCTGATCGTCCCCACCTATGGCGGGGGAACGACGGCCATGGGCCGCGACACCAGTTACGTCCCGAAGCCGGTCATCCGATTTCTCAACAACACGCACAACAGGTCGCTGATCCGAGCAGTGATCGCGGCAGGAAACACCAATTTCGGTGAATCCTATTGCTTTGCAGGAAACATCATTTCTCAGAAATGCCACGTTCCCTACCTCTACCGCTTCGAACTCATGGGCACAGCCGAGGACGTCGAGCGGGTCAGGGCCGGTCTGGGTGAATTCTGGGATCACTTAGACGACGAGGAGCACGAGAAGTGGCGCCGACCATCACAGACACCATCGACGCGGGGAGCGTAGAGCGCGACGCGCGCGGTGGAGACTCGACGAACGGTCTCGATTACCACGCACTCAACGCCATGCTCAACCTGTACGGCCCCAACGGTGAGATCCAGTTCGACAAGGACGTCGCCGCCGCCCGCCAGTACTTCCTGCAGCACGTCAACCAGAACACCGTCTTCTTCCACAACCTGGACGAGAAGCTCGACTACCTCGTGGAGGAGAACTACTACGAGCCCGAGGTCCTCGACCAGTACTCGCGCGCGTTCGTGAAGTCGCTGATCGATCACGCCTACGCCAAGAAGTTCCGCTTCCCGACGTTCCTGGGCGCGTTCAAGTACTACACCTCGTACACGCTGAAGACGTTCGACGGCAAGCGCTACCTGGAGCGGTTCGAGGACCGTGTCTGCATGGTCGCGCTCACGCTCGCCGCCGGCGACGAAGAGCTGGCGACCAAGCTCGTCGACGAGATCATTGCCGGCCGGTTTCAGCCCGCCACCCCCACGTTCCTCAACTCCGGCAAGAAGCAGCGCGGCGAGCCCGTGTCCTGCTTCCTGCTGCGTATCGAGGACAACATGGAGTCGATCGGCCGCTCCATCAACTCCGCCCTGCAGCTGTCCAAGCGCGGCGGCGGAGTTGCGTTGCTGCTCAGCAACGTTCGCGAGCACGGTGCCCCGATCAAGAAGATCGAGAACCAGAGCTCCGGTGTCATCCCGATCATGAAGCTGCTCGAGGATTCCTTCTCGTACGCCAACCAGCTCGGCGCGCGTCAGGGCGCGGGCGCGGTGTACCTGCACGCGCACCACCCGGACATCTACCGCTTCCTCGACACCAAGCGGGAGAACGCCGACGAGAAGATCCGCATCAAGACGCTGTCGCTGGGTGTGGTCATCCCGGACATCACGTTCGAGCTGGCGAAGAAGAACGAGGACATGTACCTGTTCTCGCCGTACGACGTCGAGCGCATCTACGGTGTCCCGTTCGCGGACGTCAACGTCACCGAGAAGTACTACGAGATGGTCGACGACAAGCGGATCCGCAAGTCGAAGATCAAGGCGCGCGAATTCTTCCAGACCATCGCCGAGCTGCAGTTCGAGTCGGGCTACCCGTACATCATGTTCGAGGACACGGTGAACCGGGCCAACCCCATCGAGGGCAAGATCACCCACTCCAACCTGTGCTCGGAGATCCTGCAGGTCTCGACGCCGTCGCTGTTCAACGACGATCTCTCCTACAGCGAGGTCGGCAAGGACATCTCCTGCAACCTCGGTTCGCTGAACATCGCGAAGACCATGGACTCGCCCGACTTCGCACGCACCATCGAGGTGTCGATCCGCGCCCTCACCGCGGTGTCCGATCAGACGCACATCTACTCGGTCCCGTCGATCGAGCAGGGCAACAACGACTCTCACGCCATCGGCCTCGGGCAGATGAACCTGCACGGGTACCTGGCCCGTGAGCGGATCTACTACGGCTCCGACGAAGGCATCGACTTCACGAACATCTACTTCTACACCGTCGTGTTCCACGCGGTGCGGGCGTCCAACCGGATCGCCATCGAGCGGGGCACCCACTTCAAGGGCTTCCCGCAGTCCAAGTACGCGTCCGGCGAGTACTTCGACAAGTACACCGATCAGGTGTGGGAACCGAAGACGGAGCGGGTGCGTCAGCTGTTCGCCGAGTCCGGTGTGCACATCCCGACGCAGGACGACTGGCGCGAGCTGAAGGCGTCCGTGCAGAAGTACGGCATCTACAACCAGAACCTGCAGGCCGTCCCGCCGACGGGCTCGATCTCGTACATCAACTACTCCACCAGCTCCATCCACCCGGTGGCGTCGAAGATCGAGATCCGCAAGGAAGGCAAGATCGGCCGCGTCTACTACCCGGCGCCCTACCTGACCAACGACAACCTGGAGTACTACCAGGAT
This genomic interval carries:
- the nrdI gene encoding class Ib ribonucleoside-diphosphate reductase assembly flavoprotein NrdI, encoding MTSLVYFSSASENTHRFVQRLGLPATRIPIHDREGTFEVREPYVLIVPTYGGGTTAMGRDTSYVPKPVIRFLNNTHNRSLIRAVIAAGNTNFGESYCFAGNIISQKCHVPYLYRFELMGTAEDVERVRAGLGEFWDHLDDEEHEKWRRPSQTPSTRGA
- the nrdE gene encoding class 1b ribonucleoside-diphosphate reductase subunit alpha → MAPTITDTIDAGSVERDARGGDSTNGLDYHALNAMLNLYGPNGEIQFDKDVAAARQYFLQHVNQNTVFFHNLDEKLDYLVEENYYEPEVLDQYSRAFVKSLIDHAYAKKFRFPTFLGAFKYYTSYTLKTFDGKRYLERFEDRVCMVALTLAAGDEELATKLVDEIIAGRFQPATPTFLNSGKKQRGEPVSCFLLRIEDNMESIGRSINSALQLSKRGGGVALLLSNVREHGAPIKKIENQSSGVIPIMKLLEDSFSYANQLGARQGAGAVYLHAHHPDIYRFLDTKRENADEKIRIKTLSLGVVIPDITFELAKKNEDMYLFSPYDVERIYGVPFADVNVTEKYYEMVDDKRIRKSKIKAREFFQTIAELQFESGYPYIMFEDTVNRANPIEGKITHSNLCSEILQVSTPSLFNDDLSYSEVGKDISCNLGSLNIAKTMDSPDFARTIEVSIRALTAVSDQTHIYSVPSIEQGNNDSHAIGLGQMNLHGYLARERIYYGSDEGIDFTNIYFYTVVFHAVRASNRIAIERGTHFKGFPQSKYASGEYFDKYTDQVWEPKTERVRQLFAESGVHIPTQDDWRELKASVQKYGIYNQNLQAVPPTGSISYINYSTSSIHPVASKIEIRKEGKIGRVYYPAPYLTNDNLEYYQDAYEIGYEKIVDTYAAATQHVDQGLSLTLFFKDTATTRDINKAQIYAWRKGIKTLYYIRLRQMALEGTEVEGCVSCML